The following proteins are encoded in a genomic region of Paenibacillus sp. FSL H3-0469:
- a CDS encoding FMN-binding protein, with translation MKKKWKRNLLLLCLTVIFVGLIGSGAALLYTEKERREARNVEIDQVNFNKLHAGEYTGEYAGGMYKWRANKVLVTVTAHKVTAIKLLEHAENQSAASVDELFGRVIQAQSLQLDSISGATLTSKAYLKAIENALHKGVEK, from the coding sequence ATGAAAAAGAAGTGGAAACGCAACCTGCTGCTGCTGTGCCTAACCGTTATTTTCGTGGGACTAATCGGTTCAGGCGCGGCCTTGCTCTATACAGAGAAAGAGCGCCGGGAAGCGCGGAACGTAGAGATTGATCAAGTGAATTTCAACAAGCTGCATGCGGGGGAGTATACAGGTGAATATGCTGGCGGAATGTATAAATGGAGGGCGAATAAGGTTCTGGTTACCGTTACGGCGCACAAAGTTACAGCGATCAAGCTCCTGGAGCATGCGGAGAATCAGTCGGCGGCGTCTGTAGATGAATTGTTCGGCAGAGTGATCCAGGCCCAATCGCTTCAATTAGACAGCATCAGCGGCGCTACGCTTACAAGCAAAGCCTACCTCAAGGCTATTGAGAATGCCCTTCACAAGGGCGTTGAAAAGTAA
- a CDS encoding chromosome condensation regulator gives MPKVSLAPIAAGYRHSVLLLPDGSVRACGENTYGQCEVSSWRDMVAVAAGNAHTGNSHTVGLRPDGTVIAAGWNKHDQCNVGDWRDIVAIAAGWRRTVGLKADGTVVAAGRNNEGQCEVSGWSDIVAVTAGDWHTVGLKAEGTAITAGNNRYGQRNVNGWQELTMIAAGYLHTTGLRADGTVIATGLNKRGQGEVGGWRTMKAIAAGSHHTVGLQFDGTVKATGWNDYGQCEISGWTDIVAIAAGCTHTLGLKKDGTVVAAGSNAYGQCDFKK, from the coding sequence ATGCCTAAAGTTTCATTAGCCCCTATCGCGGCGGGATACCGCCATTCTGTACTGCTCCTGCCGGACGGATCAGTGCGGGCTTGCGGCGAAAATACATACGGGCAGTGCGAGGTAAGCAGCTGGCGTGATATGGTTGCGGTTGCAGCAGGCAATGCTCATACAGGGAATTCGCATACAGTAGGGTTAAGGCCGGACGGAACGGTGATCGCGGCCGGATGGAATAAGCATGATCAATGCAACGTGGGCGATTGGCGAGATATCGTTGCGATTGCGGCAGGCTGGCGGCGTACGGTCGGGCTGAAGGCAGACGGGACAGTGGTTGCGGCGGGAAGAAACAACGAAGGTCAATGTGAGGTAAGCGGCTGGTCGGATATTGTTGCGGTTACCGCAGGAGACTGGCACACGGTTGGACTCAAGGCCGAGGGTACGGCCATTACAGCGGGGAACAACCGCTACGGACAGCGGAATGTGAACGGCTGGCAGGAGCTGACGATGATCGCGGCGGGCTATCTTCATACGACTGGACTTAGAGCAGACGGCACAGTAATAGCTACAGGGCTTAACAAGCGCGGACAAGGTGAAGTTGGCGGCTGGCGCACAATGAAGGCCATTGCGGCAGGCAGTCATCACACCGTAGGTCTACAATTCGATGGTACGGTGAAGGCTACAGGCTGGAATGATTACGGACAATGTGAGATAAGCGGCTGGACGGATATTGTTGCCATTGCGGCAGGCTGCACCCACACGCTCGGACTTAAGAAGGATGGTACAGTAGTTGCAGCAGGAAGTAATGCGTATGGGCAATGTGATTTTAAAAAATAG